From the genome of Aspergillus fumigatus Af293 chromosome 1, whole genome shotgun sequence, one region includes:
- the rat1 gene encoding 5'-3' exoribonculease Dhp1, translating into MGVPALFRWLSNKYPKIISPVIEELPYEVNGEEIPVDITKPNPNGEEMDNLYLDMNGIVHPCTHPEGKPPPANEQEMMVEIFKYTDRVVNMVRPRKLLMIAVDGVAPRAKMNQQRARRFRSAQEAKEADEKKEEFRKMLAKQNGNKVDEELQEEVVKKTWDSNVITPGTPFMDILAASLRYWIAYKLNTDPAWEKLKIIISDATVPGEGEHKIMEFIRSQRAAPEHDPNTRHVIYGLDADLIMLGLATHEPHFRVLREDVFFQESRARTCHLCGQQGHKAEECRGQAKEKNGEFDEKQKGSSLKPFIWLHVSILREYLAAELYVPHQPFPFDLERALDDWVFMCFFVGNDFLPHLPSLDIRENGIDTLIAIWRDNIPVMGGYLTEDGHVDLKRAQLILQGLAKQEDAIFRRRRQAEERKLANEKRRKQEAKAREEERARKRRRSSPTYEPMDSPVGHRAPRGGGDAAPPNQLELITPSRGELSRQTRELTHSMVVNRGAVYRANMANKSAAAVLKSKLMQGSQNGQNGEEKSEGATTNNDEPSQDQPDQTEQTSPSVLGKRKADLVEEEDTDAGTPGRDSPAVPVAAKEDELPPDTVRLWEEGYADRYYEQKFGVDPQDKEFRHKVARAYAEGLAWVLLYYFQGCPSWTWYYPYHYAPFAADFVDIGDMEITFDKGVPFKPFEQLMGVLPASSNHAIPKVFHDLMSSPDSEIIDFYPEDFAVDLNGKKFAWQGVILLPFIDEKRLLAAMEKKYPLLTEDEKLRNSVGREVLLISEAHPLYQDLVANFYSKKQGVQKYKLNMRISDGLAGKVERNEAYIPHSSLPSSLEEYGMPSLEDDRSLTVNYEIPKSNHVHKSMLLRGVKFNPPALDNADIQAVKHKAQNSGRSYGGAPLRGGQKGGRINYASDRPNPFAAHLDPGFIPPVPGNVGGGPIMPSGWVPPIPGSAGFSRGPPPPPHGGMSGSHHRPPYGQGPGQYQGNHGQGDHYGQGQQGYYNQSSYYNQSNQYNGRSSDHGGSGGYRGGGGYHRGGNYRGGGYRDQRQYNQDQYSSRNSGGYGRY; encoded by the exons ATGGGAGTTCCGGCATTGTTTCGATGGCTTTCCAACAAATACCCCAAGATCATCTCCCCGGTCATTGAAGAGTTGCCGTACGAAGTCAACGGCGAAGAAATTCCCGTTGACATCACTAAACCAAACCCCaatggagaagagatggataaTCTCTACTTGGATATGAATGGTATCGTCCATCCATGTACCCATCCTGAGGGCAAGCCTCCACCAGCGAATGagcaggagatgatggtggAAATCTTCAAGTACACTGACCGCGTGGTGAACATGGTCCGTCCCAGGAAGCTTCTGATGATTGCTGTTG ATGGTGTCGCGCCGCGAGCCAAGATGAACCAGCAACGAGCACGTCGATTCCGGTCGGCCCAAGAGGCGAAAGAGGCGGacgaaaagaaggaggagttTCGCAAGATGCTTGCTAAACAGAACGGCAACAAAGTGGACGAAGAGTTACAGGAAGAGGTTGTCAAGAAAACATGGGATAGCAATGTCATTACTCCAGGAACACCGTTCATGGACATTCTCGCTGCATCTCTCCGCTACTGGATTGCTTACAAGTTGAATACTGACCCAGCTTGGGAGAAG CTTAAAATCATTATTTCGGATGCGACTGTACCCGGAGAGGGCGAGCACAAGATCATGGAATTTATCCGATCACAAAGGGCGGCACCCGAGCACGACCCGAACACTCGCCACGTTATCTATGGATTG GACGCCGATTTGATCATGCTGGGTCTTGCTACCCATGAACCCCATTTCAGAGTATTGCGTGAAGacgtcttcttccaggaGTCTCGGGCACGAACCTGCCATCTCTGTGGTCAACAGGGTCACAAGGCAGAGGAGTGCAGGGGtcaggcgaaggagaagaatgggGAATTTGATGAAAAGCAGAAAGGTTCCTCTCTCAAACCATTCATCTGGCTCCATGTTTCCATCCTCAGAGAGTATCTCGCTGCCGAGCTGTATGTGCCGCATCAACCATTCCCCTTTGACCTCGAACGGGCTTTGGATGATTGGGTTTTCATGTGCTTCTTTGTAGGAAATGACTTCCTGCCTCACCTACCGTCATTAGACATCCGTGAGAATGGTATAGATACTCTGATTGCAATCTGGCGCGATAACATTCCCGTCATGGGCGGGTACCTAACCGAGGATGGGCATGTCGATCTGAAGCGGGCTCAGCTCATTCTGCAGGGACTCGCAAAGCAGGAAGATGCCATCTTCCGGCGTCGTAGACAAGCAGAGGAAAGAAAGCTGGCCAACGAGAAAAGACGGAAGCAGGAAGCAAAggctcgagaagaagaacgagcCAGGAAGCGACGAAGAAGCTCCCCCACTTATGAGCCCATGGACTCACCCGTCGGTCACCGTGCTCCCcgaggtggtggtgatgcAGCGCCGCCGAATCAATTGGAACTTATCACCCCCAGTCGAGGAGAATTGTCTCGACAGACAAGGGAACTCACTCACAGCATGGTAGTCAATCGCGGCGCTGTTTATCGGGCCAACATGGCAAATAAGAGCGCGGCGGCCGTCTTGAAGAGCAAGCTAATGCAGGGCTCTCAAAATGGTCAAAATGGTGAGGAGAAATCCGAGGGGGCCACGACAAACAATGATGAGCCTTCACAGGATCAGCCGGATCAGACGGAGCAAACTTCGCCATCGGTCCTTGGCAAGAGAAAGGCCGATctcgtggaagaggaggatacGGACGCAGGAACTCCAGGCAGAGACTCGCCTGCTGTGCCTGTTGCTgccaaggaggatgagctgcCTCCCGACACAGTTCGTCTGTGGGAGGAAGGATACGCCGACCGGTACTACGAGCAGAAGTTTGGCGTCGACCCCCAGGATAAGGAATTTCGCCACAAGGTTGCGCGGGCATACGCCGAGGGTCTCGCATGGGTTCTACTGTATTATTTCCAAGGATGCCCGTCCTGGACTTGGTACTATCCGTACCATTACGCTCCTTTCGCCGCAGATTTTGTGGACATTGGCGATATGGAGATAACCTTCGACAAGGGAGTGCCCTTCAAACCATTTGAACAGTTGATGGGAGTTCTCCCAGCCTCCTCCAATCACGCTATTCCCAAAGTTTTCCACGACCTTATGAGCAGCCCAGATAGTGAAATCATTGATTTCTATCCGGAGGATTTTGCTGTGGATTTGAATGGCAAGAAGTTCGCTTGGCAGGGTGTGATTCTACTACCCTTCATTGACGAGAAGCGGCTTCTTGCCGCCATGGAAAAGAAATACCCGCTTCTCACTGAAGACGAAAAGCTCCGCAACAGCGTGGGACGAGAGGTGTTGCTGATTTCGGAGGCTCATCCATTGTATCAAGACCTGGTAGCCAATTTCTATTCGAAGAAGCAGGGCGTCCAGAAGTACAAGTTGAACATGCGTATAAGTGACGGTTTGGCGGGCAAGGTCGAGCGTAATGAGGCCTATATTCCTCATAGCTCTCTGCCATCGTCACTCGAGGAATACGGCATGCCGAGTTTGGAGGATGATCGGTCCTTGAC TGTGAACTATGAGATCCCGAAGTCAAATCACGTTCACAAGTCCATGCTTCTTCGAGGAGTCAAATTCAACCCTCCAGCGTTGGATAACGCAGATATCCAAGCAGTCAAGCACAAGGCTCAAAACTCTGGAAGGTCGTATGGCGGTGCCCCTTTGCGCGGTGGACAAAAAGGTGGCCGTATCAACTATGCAAGCGACAGGCCTAATCCTTTCGCTGCGCATCTCGACCCTGGTTTCATACCGCCCGTCCCTGGTAATGTTGGTGGCGGTCCTATAATGCCTTCTGGCTGGGTTCCACCCATTCCAGGGTCCGCTGGCTTCTCCAGAggtcctccccctcctccacatGGAGGAATGTCCGGTTCGCATCATCGGCCTCCATACGGGCAAGGACCCGGTCAGTACCAAGGCAACCATGGCCAGGGCGACCACTATGGTCAGGGCCAGCAAGGATACTATAATCAGTCCTCATATTACAACCAGTCCAATCAGTATAATGGCAGGTCCTCCGACCATGGTGGCAGCGGAGGATAcagaggcggcggaggatACCATCGCGGAGGTAACTATCGCGGAGGCGGTTATCGCGATCAGCGCCAATATAACCAAGACCAGTACTCCTCCAGAAACTCAGGTGGATACGGTCGTTACTGA
- a CDS encoding pentafunctional protein ARO1, whose protein sequence is MTGPTKISILGQESIVADFGLWRNYVAKDLISGCPSTTYVLITDTNIGSIYTPGFQKSFEEAAASVSPSPRLLIYNAPPGEVSKSRQTKADIEDWMLSQSPPCGRDTVVIALGGGVIGDLTGFVAATYMRGVRFVQVPTTLLAMVDSSIGGKTAIDTPLGKNLIGAIWQPSRIYIDLEFLETLPVREFINGMAEVIKTAAISSEEEFTALEDNAETILSAVRREVKPGQRRFEGIEEILKARILASARHKAFVVSADEREGGLRNLLNWGHSIGHAIEAILTPQILHGECVAIGMVKEAELARHLGILKGVAVARIVKCIAAYGLPTSLKDSRIRKLTAGKHCSVDQILFNMALDKKNDGPKKKIVLLSAIGRTYEPRASVVPNEDIGVVLAPSIEVHPGVSTTSEVVCAPPGSKSISNRALVLAALGSGTVRIKNLLHSDDTEVMLNALERLGAATFSWEEEGEVLVVNGKGGALQAHPSPLYLGNAGTASRFLTTVATLATASSVDSSVLTGNNRMKQRPIGDLVDALTANGAQIEYVENKGSLPLKIAASGGFTGGQINLAAKVSSQYVSSLLMCAPYAKEPVTLKLVGGKPISQPYIDMTTAMMRSFGIDVKKSTTEEHTYHIPQGRYINPAEYVVESDASSATYPLAIAAVTGTTCTIPNIGSKSLQGDARFAVDVLRPMGCTVEQTDTSTTVTGPADGVLRPLPNVDMEPMTDAFLGASVLAAIARGKDSNHTTRIYGIANQRVKECNRIKAMHDELAKFGVVCREHDDGLEIDGIDRSTLRQPAGGVFCYDDHRVAFSFSVLSLIAPKPTLILEKECVGKTWPGWWDTLRQKFAVKLEGKELKEAESPVLTRAEKASASVFIIGMRGAGKTTSGHWVASTLKRPFIDLDDELERIEGMTIPDIIKQRGWQGFRDAELNLLQRTMKERPTGHVFACGGGVVEIPEARKLLIDWHKTKGNVLLIMRDIKQVMAFLNIDKTRPAYVEDMLGVWLRRKPWFQECSNIQYYSQHASAGLPRASEDFARFIKFVTGLDDSLGTIKKKQHSFFVSLTLPDVRGADQILEQACVGSDAVELRVDLLEDPDSSNGIPTVDFVADQISYLRSRITLPVIFTIRTKGQGGRFPDDAHAEAMQLYRLAVRSGCEFVDLEIAFPDEMLRAVTEMKGYSKIIASHHDPNGELSWANMSWMKYYNRALEYGDVIKLVGVARNLDDNTALRKFKNWAEEAHDVPLIAINMGGNGQLSRILNGFMTPVSHPALPFRAAPGQLSATDIRKGLSLMGEIKKKRFALFGSPISESRSPALHNTLFAEMGLPHEYTRLETANVEDVKDFIRAPDFGGASVTIPLKLDIMPLLDEITAEAEIIGAVNTVVPVSDGEGKPQRLVGHNTDWQGMVQCLRNAGAYGADGSASALVVGGGGTSRAAIYALHQMGFSPIYIVGRNPAKLESMVSTFPTSYNIQIVEGNEKLEHVPHVAIGTIPADRPIDPGMREILCHMFERAQEADADASRTIEGSPRVLLEMAYKPRVTALMQLAVDAGWTTIPGLEALIGQGVHQFQHWTGIRPLYERARAIVLE, encoded by the exons ATGACCGGACCCACGAAAATCAGCATCCTGGGCCAGGAGAGTATAGTCGCTGACTTTGGTCTCTGGCGCAACTATGTCGCCAAAGACCTGATTAGCGGCTGTCCCTCTACAACCTACGTCCTGATCACCGACACGAATATCGGATCGATCTACACCCCCGGCTTCCAGAAGTCCTTCGAGGAGGCCGCCGCCTCGGTCTCTCCGTCTCCCCGCCTATTGATCTACAATGCTCCTCCAGGGGAAGTCTCCAAGTCGAGACAGACAAAGGCAGATATCGAGGATTGGATGTTGAGTCAGAGCCCGCCATGCGGCCGAGATACTGTGGTCATTGCGCTGGGTGGAGGGGTCATTGGAGACCTAACAGGTTTCGTCGCTGCGACCTATATGCGCGGTGTTCGCTTTGTACAGGTTCCTACTACGCTGCTGGCTATGGTGGACTCCTCGATCGGTGGAAAGACGGCTATTGATACCCCTTTGGGAAAGAACCTGATCGGCGCGATCTGGCAACCGTCAAGGATCTATATTGACCTGGAATTCTTGGAGACTCTTCCCGTCAGGGAGTTCATCAACGGTATGGCTGAGGTTATCAAGACAGCCGCCATCTCTAGCGAAGAAGAGTTCACCGCTCTCGAAGACAATGCCGAAACTATTTTGAGCGCTGTTCGGCGTGAGGTTAAGCCGGGTCAACGGCGATTCGAGGGGATCGAGGAGATCCTGAAGGCGAGAATCCTTGCGTCGGCGCGTCACAAAGCCTTTGTTGTTTCCGCGGACGAGCGTGAAGGAGGTCTGCGCAACCTTCTAAACTGGGGTCACTCAATCGGTCACGCTATTGAGGCTATTCTTACTCCTCAAATCCTCCACGGAGAGTGCGTTGCCATTGGTATGGTCAAGGAAGCGGAGTTGGCGAGACATCTTGGTATCTTGAAGGGTGTTGCCGTGGCCCGCATTGTCAAGTGTATTGCCGCCTACGGCTTGCCTACATCTCTGAAGGACTCGCGAATTCGCAAACTGACCGCCGGTAAACACTGCTCTGTTGACCAGATTCTTTTTAACATGGCTTtggacaagaagaacgaCGGTCCCAAGAAAAAAATCGTTCTTCTGTCAGCAATCGGTCGCACTTACGAACCACGGGCTAGTGTTGTGCCGAATGAGGATATTGGTGTCGTTCTTGCCCCTAGTATTGAGGTGCACCCTGGCGTATCAACGACCTCAGAAGTGGTTTGTGCGCCTCCGGGCTCGAAGAGCATCTCCAACCGAGCTCTGGTACTTGCCGCTCTCGGTTCGGGCACTGTCCGTATCAAAAACCTGCTGCATTCCGATGACACCGAGGTCATGCTGAACGCCTTGGAACGCCTTGGCGCTGCCACCTTCTCatgggaagaggaaggcgaagTCCTTGTTGTCAATGGCAAAGGAGGTGCTCTTCAAGCTCATCCTTCTCCGCTCTACCTGGGCAACGCGGGTACAGCATCGCGTTTCTTGACCACTGTCGCAACCCTTGCCACTGCCAGCAGCGTCGACTCGAGCGTTCTTACCGGCAATAACCGCATGAAGCAGAGACCTATTGGCGACTTGGTGGATGCCCTGACCGCAAATGGTGCGCAGATTGAGTACGTCGAGAACAAGGGCAGTCTGCCGCTCAAGATCGCCGCCTCAGGCGGGTTCACCGGTGGCCAAATCAACCTCGCCGCTAAAGTGTCGTCGCAATATGTGTCCTCCCTGCTCATGTGCGCCCCATACGCTAAGGAGCCTGTGACCTTGAAGCTGGTGGGCGGTAAGCCCATCTCGCAGCCTTACATTGACATGACGACGGCTATGATGAGATCTTTCGGCATTGATGTGAAGAAATCTACCACTGAGGAGCATACCTATCACATTCCTCAGGGACGTTACATCAACCCTGCAGAGTACGTTGTGGAGAGCGACGCGAGCTCCGCCACCTACCCCTTGGCGATTGCAGCAGTCACTGGCACCACGTGCACTATTCCGAACATTGGATCTAAGTCTCTTCAAGGCGACGCTCGTTTCGCCGTTGATGTTCTGAGACCCATGGGTTGCACTGTGGAACAGACCGACACGTCGACCACCGTTACCGGTCCCGCCGATGGTGTCTTGCGGCCTTTGCCCAACGTCGATATGGAGCCTATGACTGATGCATTCCTTGGGGCGTCGGTTCTTGCGGCCATTGCCAGAGGCAAGGACTCGAACCACACAACTCGCATCTATGGTATCGCGAACCAGCGTGTCAAAGAATGTAACCGCATTAAGGCCATGCACGATGAGCTTGCCAAGTTTGGTGTCGTCTGTCGGGAACACGATGATGGACTTGAGATCGACGGCATTGACCGCTCCACCCTTCGGCAGCCGGCCGGCGGCGTATTTTGCTACGATGACCACCGAGTCGCGTTCAGCTTCAGCGTTTTATCTCTCATTGCCCCTAAGCCCACGCTGATTCTAGAAAAAGAATGTGTGGGTAAGACATGGCCCGGCTGGTGGGATACTCTGCGACAGAAATTCGCCGTCAAGCTGGAGGgcaaggagctgaaggaagCCGAGTCACCCGTTCTTACCCGTGCCGAAAAGGCAAGTGCGTCGGTGTTCATTATCGGTATGCGTGGTGCTGGAAAGACCACAAGTGGACACTGGGTTGCGTCTACGCTCAAGCGACCCTTCATTGATCTAGACGACGAACTCGAGCGCATAGAAGGCATGACCATCCCggacatcatcaagcagCGTGGCTGGCAAGGTTTCCGAGATGCCGAGCTTAATCTTCTGCAACGAACGATGAAGGAGCGCCCGACCGGCCATGTTTTCGCATGCGGCGGAGGAGTAGTAGAGATTCCTGAAGCGAGAAAGCTGCTTATCGATTGGCACAAAACCAAAGGAAATGTTCTGCTTATCATGCGCGACATCAAGCAGGTGATGGCATTCTTGAACATCGATAAGACCCGCCCAGCTTACGTTGAGGATATGCTGGGAGTGTGGCTGCGCCGCAAGCCATGGTTCCAGGAGTGCAGCAATATTCAGTACTACAGTCAGCACGCCAGCGCAGGACTTCCCCGGGCGTCTGAGGACTTTGCGCGTTTTATCAAGTTTGTCACGGGACTAGATGACAGCCTCGGTAccatcaagaagaagcagcatTCGTTCTTCGTGTCGCTGACTCTTCCTGACGTGCGTGGTGCGGATCAGATCTTGGAGCAAGCATGTGTGGGCTCTGATGCTGTCGAATTGCGTGTCGATCTACTGGAGGATCCAGACTCGTCGAACGGCATTCCGACGGTCGATTTTGTTGCTGATCAAATTTCCTACCTGCGCAGTCGCATCACACTGCCCGTGATCTTCACCATTCGCACGAAGGGACAGGGTGGTCGGTTCCCCGACGATGCTCATGCGGAGGCGATGCAGCTCTACCGGCTTGCTGTCCGGTCAGGGTGCGAGTTTGTTGATCTCGAAATTGCTTTCCCAGATGAGATGCTGCGCGCGGTTACTGAAATGAAGGGGTACTCGAAGATCATCGCTTCGCACCACGACCCTAACGGCGAACTTTCGTGGGCAAACATGTCCTGGATGAAGTACTACAACAGGGCGCTCGAGTACGGCGATGTGATCAAGCTTGTAGGCGTGGCTAGGAACCTCGATGACAACACGGCTCTGAGGAAGTTCAAGAACTGGGCCGAAGAGGCTCACGACGTGCCACTGATCGCGATCAACATGGGAGGCAACGGGCAACTGAGTCGCATCTTGAATGGATTCATGACACCAGTATCGCATCCTGCTCTCCCGTTCAGGGCTGCTCCAGGCCAGCTGTCTGCGACCGATATTCGCAAGGGCCTGTCACTGATGGgcgagatcaagaagaagcgctttGCCCTCTTTGGAAGCCCTATTTCCGAGTCCCGCTCGCCGGCACTGCACAACACTCTTTTCGCCGAGATGGGACTTCCCCATGAGTACACCCGGTTGGAGACTGCCAATGTGGAAGATGTCAAGGACTTCATCCGCGCTCCCGACTTCGGAGGAGCCTCGGTGACGATTCCTCTGAAACTGGATATCATGCCCCTACTTGATGAGATTACTGCGGAGGCCGAGATCATTGGTGCCGTGAACACCGTCGTGCCAGTTTCCGATGGTGAGGGCAAGCCGCAGCGGCTGGTCGGTCACAACACCGACTGGCAGGGCATGGTCCAATGCCTTCGTAACGCGGGCGCCTACGGAGCCGACGGCAGCGCCAGTGCACTTGTGGTTGGTGGCGGAGGCACATCCCGCGCTGCCATCTACGCTCTCCACCAGATGGGTTTCTCTCCCATCTACATTGTGGGACGGAACCCTGCCAAGCTGGAGAGTATGGTCTCCACCTTCCCCACCAGCTACAACATCCAAATCGTCGAGGGCAACGAGAAACTGGAGCATGTTCCCCATGTGGCAATCGGCACCATCCCCGCCGACCGGCCCATCGATCCCGGGATGCGGGAGATTCTCTGCCACATGTTCGAACGTGCCCAGGAGGCAGACGCCGACGCCTCCCGGACAATCGAGGGATCCCCTCGCGTACTGCTGGAGATGGCTTACAAGCCGCGGGTGACGGCGCTGATGCAGCTTGCCGTCGATGCAGGGTGGACTACTATTCCTGGGTTGGAGGCCCTGATCGGGCAAGGGGTACACCAG TTCCAACATTGGACGGGTATTCGCCCTCTCTACGAACGTGCACGG GCTATTGTCCTGGAATGA
- a CDS encoding stress-regulated transcription factor RPN4, with protein sequence MLMYPSVRKGLITEPTSAPFIHQQDPVCIQDDLFIPDFSQQDPTLQCFYQEQPRLQSPFQYQPTFDFVSPPSSAPSSPSSSPASTFSHLPATAVAQYSPAVVDGSSFEAPSMTPASSYNPSIHIQHSTSPPTSNPYLPQYQPQYLYSNHHNSNPMLAQHTVANNHGWEGNLQLLSPAHISNGLPRTSYQDSQLQTSPASSKSGPAGSVQRSNNGSLSKPLPTPAQTPVQNSFLATPFQNYDPSAHDASQAEAEAAMRRAVMEQQQQQQSQNQSSDYSLAPSVSTVSHNSPVTPQTNLDEIDDASKAMANGENRYPDVDRWMDEYLHADALSDYGNHNGSNMTIGIPKLNRTISDIYQDELYNPAIMPAPRIPKQPSSTNQHYRSVFADRLQAANQGHLSARSQSPAVNLNRDRSPFRQNSPMAAEFSNVAQMATSVPMPQGAMSLGQSQTEPKTMSPKDAVLDFNETEDASMPPLFPSSQPDFNLSEALGLRRESSSSLRQAQNFPSMDSFSSQFNTQTSSLSQQYPFVQQQQNHRQPQLQQQQNNLLHHTPEFPASLPHLDSTGSEVIQNDMTSSQSNMNILPLKQEITRPDNTSTDGGTYTCTYHGCTLRFETPAKLQKHKREAHRQTTPGGHLVSRDHSARNSQAGPHKCERINPSTGKPCNSVFSRPYDLTRHEDTIHNARKQKVRCHLCTEEKTFSRNDALTRHMRVVHPEVDWPGKQRRRGRD encoded by the coding sequence ATGCTTATGTACCCTTCTGTACGTAAGGGTCTCATCACTGAACCAACTTCTGCACCTTTTATCCACCAGCAGGACCCTGTTTGCATACAAGACGATCTGTTCATCCCAGACTTCTCTCAGCAAGACCCTACACTACAGTGTTTCTACCAAGAACAACCTCGACTGCAGTCTCCCTTTCAGTATCAACCTACTTTCGACTTTGTCTCTCCGCCCTCTTCCGCTCCCTCGTcaccttcctcctctcccgCCTCTACCTTTTCCCACCTTCCCGCGACGGCAGTCGCGCAATACTCACCTGCCGTTGTAGACGGCAGTTCCTTCGAGGCTCCTTCGATGACACCTGCTTCATCGTACAACCCTTCGATTCATATTCAGCATTCGACGTCGCCTCCAACTTCCAATCCATACCTGCCACAATACCAACCGCAATATCTTTACAGCAACCACCATAACAGCAACCCCATGTTGGCGCAACATACTGTCGCAAACAACCACGGTTGGGAAGGCAACTTGCAGCTTTTGAGTCCAGCTCACATTTCAAACGGTCTTCCCCGGACCTCATATCAAGACTCGCAGCTACAGACCTCTCCTGCCTCCAGCAAATCTGGCCCAGCAGGAAGCGTGCAACGGTCCAACAACGGTAGCCTGTCAAAGCCTCTGCCTACACCTGCCCAGACGCCCGTGCAGAACTCTTTCCTCGCCACACCGTTTCAGAACTACGATCCATCCGCACATGATGCTAGTCAGGCCGAGGCAGAAGCGGCTATGAGACGGGCTGTGAtggagcagcaacagcaacagcaatcaCAAAACCAATCAAGTGACTATTCACTGGCTCCCTCCGTTTCGACCGTGAGTCACAACTCGCCGGTGACCCCGCAGACAAACCTTGACGAGATCGACGATGCATCGAAGGCGATGGCTAATGGTGAGAACCGATATCCCGATGTAGACCGGTGGATGGATGAATACTTACATGCCGATGCGCTTTCAGACTACGGTAACCACAATGGTAGCAATATGACCATCGGCATTCCCAAGCTCAATCGCACAATCTCTGACATTTACCAAGATGAGCTATACAACCCTGCCATCATGCCAGCACCACGGATCCCAAAGCAACCCTCGTCCACCAACCAACACTACCGCAGCGTCTTTGCAGATCGTCTGCAAGCTGCCAATCAGGGTCACCTCTCCGCACGGTCTCAGTCTCCCGCGGTCAACCTGAACCGTGACCGGTCGCCCTTCCGACAAAACTCACCTATGGCGGCCGAGTTTAGCAATGTCGCTCAAATGGCCACCAGCGTGCCTATGCCCCAGGGTGCCATGAGTTTGGGACAGTCGCAGACCGAGCCCAAGACCATGTCTCCCAAGGATGCGGTGCTTGATTTCAATGAGACTGAAGATGCTAGCATGCCGCCATTGTTCCCTTCGAGTCAACCTGACTTCAATCTCAGTGAGGCTTTGGGCTTGCGACGTGAGAGCAGCTCGTCACTACGACAGGCACAGAACTTTCCATCGATGGATTCGTTCTCCAGTCAGTTCAATACACAGACTAGCTCTCTCTCCCAACAATATCCCTTCgtgcagcaacagcagaaCCACCGCCAGccgcagctccagcagcagcaaaacAATCTGCTTCACCATACTCCCGAGTTTCCCGCCTCTCTTCCGCACCTCGATTCTACTGGGAGCGAAGTCATTCAAAATGATATGACTTCGTCTCAATCTAACATGAACATCCTACCTCTCAAACAAGAGATTACTCGGCCCGACAATACATCTACGGATGGTGGCACTTACACCTGCACCTATCACGGCTGCACTCTACGGTTTGAGACACCAGCTAAGCTCCAGAAGCACAAGCGAGAGGCTCATCGCCAGACTACCCCTGGCGGTCATCTTGTTAGCCGCGATCACTCGGCACGGAACTCTCAGGCTGGCCCCCACAAATGTGAGCGGATCAACCCTTCTACTGGGAAACCCTGCAATTCGGTCTTCTCGCGGCCGTATGATCTTACGCGGCACGAGGACACGATCCACAACGCCCGTAAGCAGAAGGTCCGATGTCATCTGTGcacggaggagaagaccttCTCGCGCAATGATGCGCTGACCCGGCACATGCGGGTGGTCCATCCCGAAGTCGACTGGCCTGGTAAGCAGCGACGCAGGGGCCGTGATTGA